A genomic window from Thermus neutrinimicus includes:
- the purL gene encoding phosphoribosylformylglycinamidine synthase subunit PurL encodes METLAREIGIPEEEYREITKRLGREPNRVELFLFKVMWSEHCAYKNSRPLLKGLPKEGEAVLQGPGENAGVVRIGEGWAVAFKIESHNHPSAVEPFQGAATGVGGIIRDILSMGARPIALLDSLRFGPPEDARSRYLLKGVVSGIAHYGNAIGVPTVGGDLYFHEGYRENPLVNAMCLGLLREEHLRRSQASLGRPVYYAGAKTGRDGIGGAAFASRELSEDKEEDRPAVQVGDPFLGKLLMEATLEAIERDLVEGVQDMGAAGLTSSLSELAHKSGLGVELDLDRVPTRERNMGPEELLLSESQERMVLVPKEGKEKELQEVFQRWGLDCVPVARTIPERVFRVLFRGEVVAEVPTEALAEAPTYVRVGREDPEIQRLRQTPLPPLTANPQEVLPKLLASPNLASREAVYERYDHQVGTRTALLPGQGDAAVLWVKGTHLGIAAKVDHNPRYSRLHPRLGAMHALAEACRNVSVVGAKPLAYTDGLNLGSPETPEGYYELQETIAGLREASEALEVPVVSGNVSLYNESGGRRIPPTAMVGVVGVLDIRRRAGMGFRRPGEVILLLGEEKGELGGSEVLYLLAGLEAGHPPKLDLRREKQVQEAIRELIALGLSRTAHDLAEGGLLVALAEMTFPHGLGATVEVRTPGLAALFGEAPSRILLTVAKEDLKEVTFRLEERGLPYRVLGETGGNTLTVLTPDGVLEWEVQELLAAWKRPLREVLDGQA; translated from the coding sequence ATGGAAACCCTAGCCCGAGAAATCGGCATCCCGGAAGAGGAGTACCGGGAGATCACCAAGAGGCTTGGCCGGGAGCCCAACCGGGTGGAGCTCTTCCTCTTCAAGGTGATGTGGAGCGAGCACTGCGCCTACAAGAACTCCCGCCCCCTCCTGAAGGGGCTTCCCAAGGAGGGGGAGGCCGTGCTCCAGGGCCCGGGGGAAAACGCCGGCGTGGTGCGCATCGGCGAGGGCTGGGCCGTAGCCTTTAAGATCGAAAGCCACAACCATCCCTCGGCGGTGGAGCCTTTCCAGGGAGCCGCCACCGGGGTGGGGGGGATCATCCGGGACATCCTGAGCATGGGGGCCCGGCCCATCGCCCTCCTGGACTCCTTGCGCTTTGGCCCTCCGGAGGATGCCCGAAGCCGCTACCTCCTCAAGGGGGTGGTTTCCGGCATCGCCCACTACGGCAACGCCATCGGGGTTCCCACGGTGGGAGGGGACCTCTACTTCCACGAGGGTTACCGGGAAAACCCCTTGGTGAACGCCATGTGCCTGGGGCTTCTCCGGGAGGAACACCTTAGGCGGAGCCAGGCCTCCTTGGGCCGGCCCGTCTACTATGCGGGGGCCAAGACGGGAAGGGATGGGATCGGGGGGGCCGCCTTCGCCAGCCGGGAGCTTTCCGAGGACAAGGAGGAGGACCGGCCGGCGGTCCAGGTGGGGGACCCCTTTTTGGGGAAGCTCCTCATGGAGGCCACCCTCGAGGCCATCGAGAGGGATCTGGTGGAAGGCGTCCAGGATATGGGGGCGGCGGGGCTCACCAGCAGCCTTTCCGAGCTGGCCCACAAGTCGGGCCTCGGGGTGGAGCTGGACCTGGATCGCGTCCCCACCCGGGAAAGGAACATGGGGCCCGAAGAGCTTCTCCTCTCCGAAAGCCAGGAGCGCATGGTCCTGGTGCCCAAGGAGGGCAAGGAGAAGGAGCTCCAGGAGGTCTTCCAGCGGTGGGGCCTGGACTGCGTGCCCGTGGCCAGAACCATCCCCGAGAGGGTCTTCCGCGTCCTCTTCCGGGGCGAGGTGGTGGCCGAGGTCCCCACGGAGGCCCTAGCGGAAGCCCCCACCTACGTGCGCGTGGGAAGGGAGGACCCCGAGATCCAGAGGCTCCGGCAAACACCCCTTCCCCCCCTCACCGCCAACCCCCAGGAGGTCCTCCCAAAGCTCCTGGCCTCCCCCAACCTGGCAAGCCGGGAAGCCGTCTACGAACGCTATGACCACCAGGTGGGAACCCGGACCGCCCTTCTTCCCGGCCAGGGGGATGCCGCGGTGCTCTGGGTGAAGGGAACCCACCTGGGCATCGCCGCCAAGGTGGACCATAACCCCAGGTATAGCCGCCTCCATCCCCGGCTTGGGGCCATGCACGCCTTGGCCGAGGCCTGCCGCAACGTGAGCGTGGTGGGGGCGAAACCCCTGGCCTACACCGACGGCCTCAACCTGGGAAGCCCGGAAACCCCAGAAGGGTACTACGAGCTCCAGGAAACCATCGCCGGCCTTAGGGAGGCCAGCGAGGCCCTGGAGGTGCCGGTGGTCTCCGGGAACGTATCCCTTTACAACGAAAGCGGGGGCAGGCGCATCCCCCCCACGGCCATGGTGGGGGTGGTGGGGGTTCTGGACATAAGGAGGCGGGCGGGGATGGGCTTCCGCCGCCCGGGAGAGGTGATCCTCCTTCTGGGGGAGGAGAAAGGGGAGCTTGGGGGAAGCGAGGTCCTATACCTCCTTGCGGGCCTCGAGGCGGGCCATCCCCCCAAGCTGGACCTAAGGCGGGAGAAACAGGTCCAGGAGGCCATCCGGGAGCTTATCGCCTTGGGCCTCAGCCGCACCGCCCACGACCTGGCGGAGGGAGGGCTTTTGGTGGCCCTGGCGGAGATGACCTTCCCCCATGGCCTGGGGGCCACGGTGGAGGTGCGCACCCCCGGCCTAGCGGCCCTCTTCGGCGAGGCCCCAAGCCGCATCCTCCTCACCGTGGCCAAGGAGGACCTTAAGGAGGTCACCTTCCGCCTGGAGGAAAGGGGCCTTCCCTACCGTGTCCTGGGAGAAACCGGAGGGAATACCCTCACGGTCCTCACCCCGGACGGGGTGCTAGAGTGGGAGGTACAGGAGCTCCTCGCCGCCTGGAAGCGGCCCCTGAGGGAGGTGCTGGATGGACAAGCCTAG
- a CDS encoding HAD family hydrolase codes for MKPKAITFDFWGTLFTEGKAFLEKVMPARYEILLDALSEAGHPAEEHEVREAYRQAALAFEEAWKAGEHMSVYERVARIFALLGAPHDPGLIALTARKLEESSLLVDLEALPGVKVLKELAQKYPLALVSDTGLTPGRLLREHLRRQGLDVFQAYSFSDETGYVKPRAEAFRVALEALGVAPEEALHVGDLPQTDIKGAFATGYPWAVQYVGLREVNGEIKPTAKIKDHRELLPLLE; via the coding sequence ATGAAACCCAAGGCCATCACCTTTGACTTCTGGGGCACCCTCTTCACCGAGGGGAAGGCGTTTTTGGAAAAGGTCATGCCCGCCCGGTACGAGATCCTTCTGGACGCCCTATCCGAGGCCGGGCACCCGGCGGAGGAGCACGAGGTGCGGGAGGCCTACCGCCAGGCGGCCCTTGCCTTTGAGGAGGCCTGGAAGGCCGGGGAGCACATGTCCGTATACGAACGGGTGGCCCGCATCTTCGCCCTCCTCGGGGCCCCCCACGACCCCGGGCTCATCGCCCTCACCGCCAGGAAGCTGGAGGAAAGCTCCCTTCTGGTGGACCTCGAGGCCCTCCCGGGCGTGAAGGTCCTGAAGGAGCTGGCCCAGAAATACCCCCTGGCCCTGGTATCCGACACCGGCCTCACCCCAGGCCGCCTCCTGCGGGAGCACCTGAGGCGGCAGGGGCTGGATGTCTTCCAGGCCTATAGCTTCTCCGACGAAACCGGCTATGTAAAGCCTAGGGCCGAGGCCTTCCGGGTGGCCCTCGAGGCCCTGGGGGTGGCCCCGGAGGAAGCCCTGCACGTGGGGGACCTGCCCCAGACGGACATCAAGGGAGCCTTCGCCACCGGCTACCCCTGGGCGGTGCAGTACGTGGGCCTGAGGGAGGTGAACGGGGAGATCAAGCCCACGGCCAAGATCAAGGACCACCGGGAGCTTCTTCCCCTTCTAGAGTGA
- the purQ gene encoding phosphoribosylformylglycinamidine synthase subunit PurQ, producing the protein MRWAIVRFPGSNCDEDARFALEKAGLKAEYVWHTETSLKGFDGVFLPGGFSYGDYLRAGALAAKSPVMEEVRRFAREGRLVIGVCNGFQVLTEAGILPGALLANLNLHFTCKEVGVRVERTDLPFTRLYPRGQVLRLPIAHAEGRYYADAETLARLEGEGLVVFRYAPLRGEADYNPNGSLHDIAGITNEKGNVLGMMPHPERAVDEVLGGTDGLPLFLGLLEEVTA; encoded by the coding sequence ATGAGATGGGCCATTGTCCGTTTTCCCGGCTCCAACTGCGACGAGGACGCCCGCTTTGCCCTGGAGAAGGCGGGCTTAAAGGCGGAGTACGTGTGGCACACGGAAACGAGCCTAAAGGGCTTTGATGGGGTCTTCCTCCCCGGGGGCTTCAGCTACGGGGATTACCTCCGGGCCGGGGCCCTGGCGGCCAAGAGCCCGGTGATGGAAGAGGTGAGGCGCTTCGCCCGGGAAGGAAGGTTGGTGATCGGGGTATGCAACGGCTTCCAGGTGCTCACGGAAGCCGGCATCCTCCCCGGGGCCCTCCTCGCCAACCTGAACCTCCACTTCACCTGCAAGGAGGTGGGGGTGCGGGTGGAGCGCACGGACCTTCCCTTCACCCGCCTTTACCCAAGGGGGCAGGTGCTCCGCCTGCCCATCGCCCACGCCGAAGGCCGGTACTATGCCGACGCCGAAACCCTGGCCCGGCTGGAGGGGGAGGGCCTGGTGGTCTTCCGCTACGCCCCCTTAAGGGGGGAGGCGGACTACAACCCTAACGGAAGCCTCCACGACATCGCCGGCATCACCAACGAGAAGGGCAACGTCCTCGGCATGATGCCCCACCCCGAGCGGGCGGTGGATGAGGTGTTGGGCGGTACGGATGGGCTCCCCTTGTTCTTAGGTCTTTTAGAGGAGGTAACGGCATGA